In Mucilaginibacter celer, one DNA window encodes the following:
- a CDS encoding ROK family protein — MLLGFDIGGTKCAVLIGEQTPGNIRLVCKEAMPTDLPVYEMIEKLFATAERLLNQHQVAKTSLSGIGISCGGPLSSKKGLILSPPNLIGWDNVPIVKMATERFGRPVLLQNDANACAVAEWKYGAGRGYNNLMFLTFGTGMGAGLILNGQLYSGISDLAGEVGHIRLADLGPVGFGKSGSFEGFCSGGGIAQIGQFKAREMLQVGKAVAYCQNVGDLPLVTAKSIAEAAFAGDETAKEVYRLCGYYLGKALSLFIDMLNPELIILGSIYGRAETLLRPAMMEVIEKEAYFESVAACSIVPAGLTESVGDMAALSLATMCS, encoded by the coding sequence ATGCTATTAGGTTTTGACATTGGCGGAACAAAATGTGCCGTATTAATTGGTGAGCAAACGCCCGGTAACATCCGGTTGGTGTGCAAGGAAGCCATGCCTACCGATTTGCCCGTTTATGAAATGATTGAGAAGCTGTTTGCCACAGCCGAAAGATTGCTCAATCAGCACCAGGTTGCCAAAACATCGCTCAGCGGTATCGGAATCAGTTGCGGCGGGCCGCTCAGCAGCAAAAAAGGGCTCATTTTATCCCCACCCAACCTGATAGGCTGGGATAACGTGCCTATTGTAAAAATGGCGACCGAGCGGTTTGGCCGCCCCGTGTTACTGCAAAACGACGCCAACGCCTGCGCTGTTGCCGAATGGAAATACGGTGCGGGCCGCGGGTATAACAACCTGATGTTCCTCACCTTTGGCACAGGCATGGGCGCCGGCCTGATCCTGAACGGCCAGCTTTACTCCGGCATATCCGATCTGGCGGGCGAGGTTGGCCACATCCGCCTGGCCGACCTTGGGCCGGTTGGCTTTGGTAAATCAGGCTCATTTGAGGGTTTTTGCAGTGGCGGCGGCATTGCACAGATAGGGCAGTTTAAAGCACGTGAAATGCTGCAAGTAGGTAAAGCGGTGGCTTATTGTCAAAACGTCGGCGATCTCCCATTAGTTACAGCTAAATCAATTGCAGAAGCTGCCTTTGCAGGCGATGAAACGGCTAAAGAGGTTTATCGTTTGTGCGGATATTATCTGGGCAAAGCGCTCTCGCTATTCATTGATATGCTGAACCCGGAACTGATTATTCTTGGCAGTATCTATGGCCGGGCTGAAACTTTGCTCCGGCCTGCTATGATGGAGGTGATTGAAAAGGAAGCCTATTTTGAATCGGTAGCAGCCTGTAGTATTGTACCTGCCGGGCTTACCGAAAGTGTGGGCGATATGGCGGCATTATCGCTCGCTACCATGTGTAGTTAA
- a CDS encoding gliding motility-associated C-terminal domain-containing protein has protein sequence MLVFYPSTFKKLFSFIILITLCMPIARAEVAPVNSKSKKFENSNSANLHKVNIKPAPTVIVFVTQNGAGLKNGSSWANAYSTNELHSALFNATSGMQFWIAAGAYNPIINGSGTYKLKSGVSIYGGFAGYETQLSQRDPSVNITLLTGASYQLMYALDLTEPALIDGVTMTTRATVLTTFGRVGGALWVSGGDNLLTVNNVTFKNNLAGKGAGIYILHSSPNITNCTFTNNTASATAVTGGAAAGGAIAIACARENTTSYGSHGPSNPTITNCKFTNNTAGYGSAIYMAGEDIYNDAGNKIATWAPNPVITNCVFSNNYGSSTVHIVLFSYDQVSLTRPRIQKSVFYQNQGNSIVNDSRGMSLTTEIYNCLFTGNNQPAIYNTSTTNSTVTSNACTPVIVNSTFYAQPAISNFNASPYLWGDILWGSNNPIYNFEKSFPQVKYSIVQGGYAGTGNLNADPVFVNTGNLIGSDNVWGTADDGLMLLPCSSPAINAGTLVSQGPTSDIRGVAWLDNPDMGAYEQNSTRLTPVIAITTSSRSICAGTPVTFTSATRYAGDKPVYQWQKNGINVGFNSATYTDSTLTDNSVITCLLTSSDACSIGQVTSNSLVMTVNPVIKPGISIAGSASSVCPGTPVTFTATPVNPGSYASYQWLRNGKNTGTNALTYTASFTTTDTIRCIITTNTDCTVPRTAVSNSIVMGIKPQLKPQATITASATTIIPKTKVTFTAKVVNGGTKPLYSWIKNGVTVGQNQATYIDSLLKGSEHISCIVTGSGDCPLTDTSNVVTINMVAPQISSFSPANAVSGTSIIIKGKYLTNTSSVKFGGTAAASFVVNSDTQITAVVGIGSSGDVTVVTPGGPASASGFVYQLNQTVTFASIPAKTTNAADFDPGATSSSGLPVAYTFSNTKVASLVNGKIHILSTGSVTITATQAGDSKYAKATASQLLIVSSPGVQVITFATPAPVSYGMADFDAGATSNAGLPVLYSSSDTTIANIINNKVHITGVGKVNITASQPGNEAYNKATSLTRILTINKGNQSISFDPLESITYGYISGTTAKASASSGLPVIFSSADTTIAKVSSNQIFPFKAGVVNITASQPGNNFYNAATPVVQSLTIYKQYQYISIQSYGYQTFGTADFEPGLYISSKLKPTYSSSDTTVVSISAAGLLHMKGVGTTTITVTQAGNESYYPANAVTQLLTISKGGQTITFPAMQPVQFASADFIPNAVSSSGLALSFTSSDTTRAKIVAGKIRPLKVGTVTITATQAGNNNYTAATKVTQLLTVVKSDQSINFATPSAAKFGDAPFTLVATSGSGLAVSFVSSDTSVVRISAAGLVTLRKPGSVTIIASQAGSANYNAAAPVSRTFSIGKGDQQITFAALAPKTFGDAAITPGAISSSKLLVDYSSSDTSVAVISAGRIVIKNGGQVTITATQAGNDFYNPAPAVSRQLSIGRAAQTITFAALTAKVFGSADFALTAFSSSRLPVTYTSSNTAVATVTNGVVHIIGAGTATITASQTGNSKYAAATQVSQLLTVSKAVQTITFAALPAKYYLDTDFYVSAVSTAGLPASFSIADTTVARFINGKVHIIKAGITNIIATQAGNGNYSAAVPVTRAFTVGKAPQNITFSTLPSKQYGDGDFSISAISSSGLPVSFSIRDTTVARINNGVIHILRAGTTTVLANQAGNSNYNAALTISQILNIGKANQSINFAALPAAKFGDAPFTLVATSGSGLAVSFVSSDTSVVRISAAGLVTLRKPGSATITASQAGSANYNAAAPVSRTLSIGKGDQQITFAALAPKTFGDAAITPGAISSSKLLVDYSSSDTSVAVISAGRIVIKNGGQVTITATQVGNDFYNPAPAVSRQLSIGRAAQTITFAALTAKVFGSVDFALTAFSSSRLPVTYTSSNTAVATVTNGVVHITGAGTATITASQTGNSKYAAATQVSQLLTVSKAVQTITFAALPAKYYLDTDFYVSAVSTAGLPVSFSIADTTVARFINGKVHIIKAGITNIIATQAGNGNYSAAVPVTRAFTVGKAPQNITFSTLPSKQYGDGDFSISAISSSGLPVSFSIRDTTVARINNGVIHILRAGTTTILANQAGNSNYNAALTISQTLNIGKANQSINFVALPAAKFGDAPFTLSATSGSGLAVSFASSDTSVIRIGATGLVTLLKPGSVTIIASQAGSANYNAAAPVSRTLSIGKGDQQISFAALAPKTFGDAAITPGAISSSKLLVDYSSSDTSVAVISAGRIVIKNGGQATITATQAGNDFYNPAPAVSQQLSIGRAAQTITFAALTAKVFGSVDFALTAFSSSRLPVTYTSSNTAVATVTNGVVHITGAGTATITASQTGNSKYAAATPVSQLLTVSKATQTITFAAITNVKYGSADIQLNAAASSKLTVSNYVSSNTSVATIVNGRLHVINAGSVIITANQAGNSNYNAANPVSITVSIAKAPLTITAGNKTKVSGADNPVFTATYTGFLNGDTTTSLLTPPIFKATTTASPGAYPIIVSGATAANYVISFVNGTLTVTAKPATGISQPRIETTAAKTPDNIAYVKTEPTVRGALSPNGDGINDVLIVDGLEAYPDNTLTILNLSGVKIYEAKAYDNANKTFDGHSNITGVMQKPGTYFYLLEYKDNGETNKKSGYIIIKY, from the coding sequence ATGTTAGTATTTTACCCCTCAACCTTCAAAAAGCTATTTTCCTTTATTATTTTAATTACTTTATGTATGCCGATAGCCAGGGCGGAGGTTGCTCCTGTAAATAGTAAGAGCAAAAAATTTGAGAATAGTAATTCAGCAAATCTGCATAAAGTTAATATCAAACCGGCACCAACGGTAATAGTATTCGTTACTCAAAACGGTGCCGGCCTGAAAAACGGCAGTAGTTGGGCAAACGCCTACAGTACCAATGAATTGCATAGTGCGTTATTTAACGCAACATCAGGAATGCAGTTTTGGATAGCCGCAGGTGCTTATAATCCTATCATAAACGGATCGGGTACTTATAAACTCAAATCGGGGGTTAGTATTTATGGTGGATTTGCAGGTTACGAAACACAGTTAAGTCAGCGGGATCCGTCTGTAAACATAACATTATTAACAGGTGCTTCTTACCAGCTCATGTACGCGCTTGATCTTACCGAACCTGCCCTTATCGATGGTGTAACCATGACAACCAGGGCTACGGTGCTTACCACATTCGGCAGGGTTGGAGGAGCTCTTTGGGTATCGGGGGGCGATAATCTGCTAACCGTTAATAATGTAACATTTAAAAATAACCTGGCAGGTAAGGGCGCTGGCATCTATATACTACATAGCAGCCCAAATATCACCAACTGTACGTTTACAAACAATACGGCCAGCGCCACAGCAGTTACCGGAGGTGCAGCAGCCGGCGGCGCTATTGCTATTGCCTGTGCCCGGGAAAACACCACTTCGTACGGATCGCACGGGCCAAGTAACCCAACAATTACTAATTGTAAATTTACTAATAATACGGCGGGTTACGGGTCGGCCATTTATATGGCCGGCGAAGATATTTACAACGATGCGGGCAACAAGATTGCTACCTGGGCTCCCAATCCGGTGATAACCAATTGCGTGTTTTCTAATAATTATGGCAGTTCCACCGTACATATCGTACTTTTTAGTTACGACCAGGTGTCGTTAACAAGGCCCCGCATCCAAAAATCTGTCTTCTATCAAAACCAGGGCAATTCAATTGTAAATGATTCGAGGGGAATGAGCCTTACAACCGAAATTTATAATTGCTTATTCACCGGTAATAACCAGCCTGCTATATACAACACCTCTACCACAAACTCTACAGTAACATCAAACGCCTGTACGCCGGTAATTGTTAACTCTACCTTTTATGCCCAACCGGCAATAAGCAATTTTAACGCGAGTCCGTATTTATGGGGTGATATTTTATGGGGATCGAATAACCCGATCTATAATTTTGAAAAGAGCTTTCCCCAGGTCAAATACTCAATTGTACAGGGAGGATACGCCGGCACAGGTAATTTAAATGCCGATCCGGTATTTGTTAATACAGGCAATCTTATTGGTAGCGATAACGTGTGGGGTACCGCCGACGATGGTTTAATGCTGTTGCCATGCAGTTCGCCTGCTATAAATGCCGGCACACTGGTTTCGCAGGGCCCAACGAGCGATATTCGCGGAGTTGCCTGGCTTGATAACCCTGATATGGGTGCCTATGAACAAAACAGTACCCGTTTAACACCGGTAATTGCTATTACCACAAGCAGCCGCAGCATTTGCGCCGGTACCCCGGTAACCTTTACCTCGGCAACAAGATATGCCGGCGATAAACCCGTATATCAGTGGCAAAAAAATGGCATAAATGTGGGTTTTAATTCCGCCACATATACCGATAGCACTTTAACCGACAATAGCGTAATTACCTGTTTGTTAACCAGCAGCGATGCATGCAGTATTGGCCAGGTTACTTCAAACAGCCTGGTAATGACGGTAAATCCGGTAATTAAACCAGGTATCAGCATAGCAGGTTCTGCAAGTTCGGTATGTCCCGGCACACCGGTAACTTTTACCGCAACCCCGGTAAACCCGGGGAGTTATGCAAGCTATCAATGGCTGCGAAACGGTAAAAATACCGGTACCAACGCGCTTACCTATACAGCAAGTTTTACTACTACGGATACCATCAGGTGTATCATTACTACCAATACAGATTGCACAGTTCCGCGCACTGCTGTCTCTAACAGTATTGTAATGGGAATAAAGCCGCAATTAAAGCCCCAGGCTACCATCACGGCTTCAGCAACTACTATTATCCCCAAAACAAAAGTTACTTTTACTGCCAAAGTAGTAAATGGCGGTACCAAACCTTTATACAGTTGGATTAAGAATGGGGTTACCGTTGGTCAAAACCAGGCCACCTATATCGATTCATTATTAAAGGGAAGCGAGCATATCTCATGTATAGTAACCGGAAGCGGCGACTGCCCCTTGACTGATACTTCCAATGTTGTCACTATAAACATGGTTGCGCCCCAAATCAGCTCATTTAGTCCGGCAAACGCGGTAAGCGGAACGAGTATAATAATCAAGGGTAAATACTTAACAAACACCAGTTCTGTTAAATTTGGAGGAACGGCTGCGGCATCATTTGTGGTAAACTCGGATACACAGATCACGGCGGTGGTGGGCATCGGTTCAAGCGGCGATGTTACGGTTGTGACACCCGGCGGACCGGCATCGGCAAGCGGATTTGTGTACCAGTTAAATCAAACCGTCACATTTGCATCCATCCCTGCAAAAACCACCAATGCTGCTGATTTTGATCCGGGAGCAACAAGCAGTTCGGGCCTGCCGGTTGCTTACACGTTTAGCAATACTAAAGTGGCGAGCCTGGTAAATGGTAAAATACATATTTTATCTACAGGCTCGGTAACAATAACAGCTACCCAGGCCGGCGATTCAAAATATGCAAAAGCAACTGCCTCGCAGCTGTTAATCGTATCATCGCCAGGGGTTCAGGTTATTACATTTGCAACTCCGGCTCCCGTTTCTTACGGGATGGCAGATTTCGACGCAGGTGCCACTTCCAATGCCGGATTACCTGTACTTTACAGCAGCAGCGATACAACCATCGCTAACATTATAAATAACAAAGTTCATATTACCGGTGTTGGCAAGGTTAATATAACGGCCTCGCAACCAGGCAACGAAGCATACAATAAAGCAACCAGCCTAACCCGTATTTTAACCATTAACAAAGGGAATCAAAGCATTTCATTCGATCCTTTGGAGAGTATCACCTATGGTTACATTTCGGGCACAACAGCCAAAGCAAGCGCATCATCAGGTTTGCCGGTTATTTTTAGCAGTGCCGATACTACTATCGCCAAAGTTTCATCAAACCAGATTTTCCCTTTTAAAGCAGGGGTTGTGAATATTACAGCAAGCCAGCCGGGAAACAATTTTTACAATGCCGCCACCCCGGTTGTACAGTCCCTTACTATTTATAAACAGTATCAATATATCTCCATACAAAGTTACGGCTACCAAACCTTTGGCACTGCCGATTTTGAGCCGGGCCTGTACATATCGTCCAAATTAAAACCTACTTATAGCAGCAGCGATACTACAGTTGTTTCGATAAGCGCAGCCGGATTACTGCATATGAAAGGGGTTGGCACAACAACAATTACGGTAACACAGGCTGGTAATGAAAGTTATTATCCCGCAAATGCGGTAACGCAGCTGCTTACTATAAGCAAGGGCGGGCAAACAATAACATTCCCTGCTATGCAGCCTGTACAATTTGCTTCGGCCGATTTTATTCCCAACGCTGTCAGCAGTTCGGGCTTAGCACTTAGTTTTACTTCAAGCGATACCACCAGGGCAAAAATAGTGGCAGGCAAAATACGACCGCTTAAAGTAGGGACGGTAACAATAACGGCCACACAGGCGGGGAATAATAATTATACGGCAGCCACAAAAGTTACACAACTGCTTACAGTTGTTAAAAGCGATCAAAGCATCAATTTTGCAACGCCATCAGCAGCAAAATTCGGCGATGCGCCTTTTACATTGGTGGCTACCTCCGGTTCGGGTTTGGCGGTGAGTTTTGTGAGTTCGGATACCTCGGTTGTCAGGATCAGCGCAGCCGGGCTTGTTACCCTGCGTAAACCGGGCAGTGTAACCATTATCGCCAGTCAGGCAGGTAGCGCCAATTACAATGCCGCAGCACCGGTAAGCCGTACGTTCAGCATCGGTAAAGGCGATCAGCAGATCACCTTTGCAGCACTTGCTCCAAAAACATTTGGCGATGCAGCTATTACTCCCGGGGCGATAAGCAGCTCCAAACTACTTGTAGATTACAGCAGCTCTGATACCTCGGTCGCCGTGATAAGCGCAGGCAGAATTGTGATTAAAAACGGGGGACAGGTTACCATAACCGCTACCCAGGCCGGTAATGATTTTTATAACCCGGCACCGGCAGTGAGCCGGCAGCTCAGCATAGGCAGGGCAGCGCAAACCATCACCTTTGCAGCCCTCACTGCCAAAGTGTTCGGCAGTGCTGATTTTGCACTTACAGCATTTTCAAGTTCAAGACTCCCGGTGACTTATACCAGCAGTAACACCGCGGTGGCTACAGTAACAAACGGTGTGGTACATATTATCGGTGCCGGTACTGCCACCATAACGGCAAGCCAAACAGGCAACAGCAAATATGCAGCCGCCACACAGGTAAGCCAATTGCTTACGGTAAGCAAGGCAGTACAAACCATTACCTTTGCGGCTTTACCTGCCAAATATTACCTCGATACCGATTTTTACGTATCGGCAGTAAGCACGGCCGGTTTGCCGGCAAGCTTCAGCATTGCCGATACCACCGTAGCCCGGTTCATTAACGGGAAAGTGCATATTATTAAAGCTGGTATAACCAATATTATTGCCACACAGGCCGGCAATGGCAACTATAGTGCAGCAGTACCGGTTACCCGCGCATTTACGGTAGGGAAGGCCCCACAAAACATCACCTTCAGTACATTGCCATCCAAACAATACGGCGACGGCGATTTTTCCATCAGCGCAATAAGTTCATCCGGTTTACCTGTAAGCTTCAGCATCAGAGATACAACAGTAGCCCGGATCAACAACGGAGTAATACATATCCTAAGGGCGGGTACAACAACAGTACTGGCCAACCAGGCAGGAAACAGCAATTACAATGCTGCACTTACTATTAGCCAGATACTCAACATCGGCAAGGCTAACCAAAGCATCAATTTTGCAGCGCTACCGGCAGCAAAATTCGGCGATGCGCCTTTTACATTGGTGGCTACCTCCGGTTCGGGTTTGGCGGTGAGTTTTGTGAGTTCGGATACCTCGGTTGTCAGGATCAGCGCAGCCGGGCTTGTTACCCTGCGTAAACCGGGCAGCGCAACTATTACCGCGAGCCAGGCGGGCAGTGCCAATTACAATGCTGCCGCACCGGTAAGCCGTACGCTCAGCATCGGTAAAGGCGATCAGCAGATCACCTTTGCAGCACTTGCTCCAAAAACGTTTGGCGATGCAGCCATTACTCCAGGGGCGATAAGCAGCTCCAAACTACTTGTAGATTACAGCAGCTCTGATACCTCGGTCGCCGTGATAAGCGCAGGCAGAATTGTGATTAAAAACGGGGGACAGGTTACCATAACCGCTACCCAGGTTGGTAATGATTTTTATAACCCGGCACCGGCAGTAAGCCGGCAGCTCAGTATAGGCAGGGCAGCTCAAACTATCACTTTTGCAGCCCTCACTGCCAAAGTGTTCGGCAGTGTTGATTTTGCACTTACAGCTTTTTCAAGTTCAAGACTACCGGTGACTTATACCAGCAGTAACACCGCTGTGGCTACGGTAACAAACGGTGTGGTACATATTACCGGCGCGGGTACTGCCACCATAACGGCAAGCCAAACGGGCAACAGCAAATATGCAGCCGCCACACAGGTAAGCCAATTGCTTACGGTAAGCAAGGCGGTGCAAACCATTACCTTTGCGGCTTTACCTGCCAAATATTACCTCGATACCGATTTTTATGTATCTGCAGTGAGCACGGCCGGTTTACCGGTAAGCTTCAGCATTGCCGATACTACGGTAGCCCGGTTCATTAACGGGAAAGTGCATATTATTAAAGCTGGTATAACCAATATTATTGCCACACAGGCCGGCAATGGCAACTATAGTGCAGCAGTACCGGTTACCCGCGCATTTACGGTAGGGAAGGCCCCACAAAACATCACCTTCAGTACATTGCCATCCAAACAATACGGCGACGGCGATTTTTCCATCAGTGCAATAAGTTCATCCGGTTTACCTGTAAGCTTCAGCATCAGAGACACAACAGTAGCCCGGATTAATAACGGAGTGATACATATCCTGCGGGCAGGTACAACAACGATACTGGCAAACCAGGCAGGAAACAGTAATTACAATGCTGCGCTTACTATTAGCCAGACACTCAACATCGGCAAGGCTAATCAAAGCATCAATTTTGTAGCGCTACCGGCAGCAAAATTCGGCGATGCTCCTTTTACGTTATCAGCCACCTCCGGTTCAGGGTTGGCAGTCAGTTTTGCAAGCTCGGATACCTCGGTTATCAGGATCGGCGCAACCGGGCTGGTTACCCTGCTTAAACCGGGCAGTGTAACCATTATCGCCAGTCAGGCAGGTAGCGCCAATTACAATGCCGCAGCACCGGTAAGCCGTACGCTAAGCATCGGTAAAGGCGATCAGCAAATCAGCTTTGCAGCACTTGCACCAAAAACGTTTGGCGATGCGGCCATTACTCCGGGGGCGATAAGCAGCTCCAAACTACTTGTAGATTACAGCAGCTCTGATACCTCGGTTGCCGTAATAAGCGCAGGCAGAATTGTGATTAAAAACGGGGGACAGGCTACGATAACCGCTACCCAGGCCGGTAATGATTTTTATAACCCGGCACCGGCAGTAAGCCAGCAGCTCAGTATAGGCAGGGCAGCTCAAACTATCACTTTTGCGGCCCTCACTGCCAAAGTGTTCGGCAGTGTTGATTTTGCACTTACAGCTTTTTCAAGTTCAAGACTACCGGTGACGTATACCAGCAGTAACACCGCTGTGGCTACGGTAACAAACGGTGTGGTACATATTACCGGCGCGGGTACTGCCACCATAACGGCAAGCCAAACGGGCAACAGCAAATATGCAGCGGCAACACCGGTAAGCCAGTTACTTACCGTAAGCAAGGCAACACAAACCATTACCTTTGCGGCTATTACCAATGTTAAGTACGGCAGTGCTGATATTCAGCTAAACGCTGCTGCAAGTTCAAAACTTACCGTAAGCAATTATGTAAGCAGTAATACCTCGGTAGCAACCATTGTTAACGGACGTTTGCATGTAATAAACGCAGGCAGCGTTATCATAACTGCAAATCAGGCCGGTAATAGTAATTATAACGCGGCCAACCCGGTAAGCATAACCGTATCTATTGCCAAAGCACCTCTTACTATAACTGCCGGCAATAAAACCAAAGTATCGGGTGCGGATAACCCTGTGTTTACGGCAACCTATACGGGCTTTTTAAATGGCGATACAACAACCAGTTTGCTCACACCACCTATATTTAAGGCTACCACAACCGCAAGCCCAGGCGCTTACCCAATAATTGTAAGCGGAGCAACAGCCGCCAATTATGTTATAAGTTTTGTTAACGGCACGCTTACCGTTACCGCCAAACCTGCAACCGGTATTAGCCAGCCCCGAATCGAAACTACGGCTGCTAAAACTCCGGATAATATCGCTTATGTAAAAACAGAACCAACGGTCAGAGGCGCATTATCGCCAAATGGCGACGGCATTAACGATGTGCTTATTGTTGACGGCCTTGAAGCATATCCGGATAACACCCTAACGATATTGAATTTAAGCGGCGTTAAAATATACGAAGCAAAGGCTTACGATAATGCTAACAAAACGTTCGACGGACATTCGAACATTACCGGTGTAATGCAGAAGCCCGGCACTTACTTTTATTTATTGGAATATAAAGACAATGGCGAAACGAATAAGAAATCGGGTTATATAATTATAAAATATTAA